The Pan troglodytes isolate AG18354 chromosome 1, NHGRI_mPanTro3-v2.0_pri, whole genome shotgun sequence genome includes a region encoding these proteins:
- the INTS11 gene encoding integrator complex subunit 11 (The RefSeq protein has 1 substitution compared to this genomic sequence): MPEIRVTPLGAGQDVGRSCILVSIAGKNVMLDCGMHMGFNDDRRFPDFSYITQNGRLTDFLDCVIISHFHLDHCGALPYFSEMVGYDGPIYMTHPTQAICPILLEDYRKIAVDKKGEANFFTSQMIKDCMKKVVAVHLHQTVQVHDELEIKAYYAGHVLGAAMFQIKVGSESVVYTGDYNMTPDRHLGAAWIDKCRPNLLITESTYATTIRDSKRCRERDFLKKVHETVERGGKVLIPVFALGRAQELCILLETFWERMNLKVPIYFSTGLTEKANHYYKLFIPWTNQKIRKTFVQRNMFEFKHIKAFDRAFADNPGPMVVFATPGMLHAGQSLQIFRKWAGNEKNMVIMPGYCVQGTVGHKILSGQRKLEMEGRQVLEVKMQVEYMSFSAHADAKGIMQLVGQAEPESVLLVHGEAKKMEFLKQKIEQELRVSCYMPANGETVTLPTSPSIPVGISLGLLKREMAQGLLPEAKKPRLLHGTLIMKDSNFRLVSSEQALKELGLAEHQLRFTCRVHLHDTRKEQETALRVYSHLKSVLKDHCVQHLPDGSVTVESVLLQAAAPSEDPGTKVLLVSWTYQDEELGSFLTSLLKKGLPQAPS, encoded by the exons ATGCCTGAGATCAGAGTCACGCCCTTGG GGGCCGGCCAGGACGTGGGCCGAAGCTGCATCCTGGTCTCCATTGCGGGCAAGAATGTCATGCTGGACTGTGGAATGCACATGGGCTTCAATGACGAC CGACGCTTCCCTGACTTCTCCTACATCACCCAGAACGGCCGCCTAACAGACTTCCTGGACTGCGTGATCATTAG CCACTTCCACCTGGACCACTGCGGGGCACTCCCCTACTTCAGCGAGATGGTGGGCTACGACGGGCCCATCTACATGACTCACCCCACCCAGGCCATCTGCCCCATCTTGCTGGAGGACTACCGCAAGATCGCCGTAGACAAGAAGGGCGAGGCCAACTTCTTCACCTCCCAGATGATCAAAGACTGCATGAAGAAGGTGGTGGCTGTCCACCTCCACCAGACGGTCCAG GTAGATGATGAGCTGGAGATCAAGGCCTACTATGCAGGCCACGTGCTGGGGGCAGCCATGTTCCAGATTAAAGTGGGCTCAGAGTCTGTGGTCTACACG GGTGATTATAACATGACCCCAGACCGACACTTAGG AGCTGCCTGGATTGACAAGTGCCGCCCCAACCTGCTCATCACAGAGTCCACGTACGCCACGACCATCCGTGACTCCAAGCGCTGCCGGGAGCGAGACTTCCTGAAGAAAGTCCACGAGACCGTGGAGCGTGGTGGGAAG GTGCTGATACCTGTGTTCGCGCTGGGCCGCGCCCAGGAGCTCTGCATCCTCCTGGAGACCTTCTG GGAGCGCATGAACCTGAAGGTGCCCATCTACTTCTCCACGGGGCTGACCGAGAAGGCCAACCACTACTACAAGCTGTTCATCCCCTGGACCAACCAGAAGATCCGCAAGACTTTCGTGCAGAGGAACATGTTTGAGTTCAAGCACATCAAGGCCTTCGACCGGGCTTTTGCTGACAACCCAGGACCGATG GTTGTGTTTGCCACGCCAGGAATGCTGCACGCTGGGCAGTCCCTGCAGATCTTCCGGAAATGGGCCGGAAACGAAAAGAACATG GTCATCATGCCCGGCTACTGCGTGCAGGGCACCGTCGGCCACAAGATCCTCAGCGGGCAGCGGAAGCTCGAGATGGAGGGGCGGCAGGTG CTGGAGGTCAAGATGCAGGTGGAGTACATGTCATTCAGCGCACACGCGGACGCCAAGGGCATCATGCAGCTGGTGGGCCAGGCAGAGCCGGAGAGCGTGCTGCTGGTGCATGGCGAGGCCAAGAAGATGGAGTTCCTGAAGCAGAAGATCGAGCAGGAGCTCC GGGTCAGCTGCTACATGCCGGCCAATGGCGAGACGGTGACGCTGCCCACAAGCCCCAGCATCCCCGTAGGCATCTCGCTGGGGCTGCTGAAGCGGGAGATGGCGCAGG GGCTGCTCCCTGAGGCCAAGAAGCCTCGGCTCCTGCACGGCACCCTGATCATGAAGGACAGC AACTTCCGGCTGGTGTCCTCAGAGCAAGCCCTCAAAGAGCTGGGTCTGGCTGAGCACCAGCTGCGCTTCACCTGCCGCGTGCACCTGCATGACACACGCAAGGAGCAGGAGACGGCATTGCGCGTCTACAGCCACCTCAAGAG CGTCCTGAAGGACCACTGCGTGCAGCACCTCCCAGATGGCTCTGTGACTGTGGAGTCCGTCCTCCTCCAGGCCGCCGCCCCTTCTGAGGACCCAGGCACCAAGGTGCTGCTGGTCTCCTGGACCTACCAG GACGAGGAGCTGGGGAGCTTCCTCACATCTCTGCTGAAGAAGggcctcccccaggcccccagctGA
- the PUSL1 gene encoding tRNA pseudouridine synthase-like 1, with the protein MSSAPASGSVRARYLVYFQYVGTDFNGVAAVRGTQRAVGVQNYLEEAAERLNSVEPVRFTISSRTDAGVHALSNAAHLDVQRRSGRPPFPPEVLAEALNTHLRHPAIRVLRAFRVPSDFHARYAATSRTYLYRLATGCHRRDELPVFERNLCWTLPADCLDVVAMQEAAQHLLGTHDFSAFQSAGSPVPSPVRTLRRVSVSPGQASPLVTPEESRKLRFWNLEFESQSFLYRQVRRMTAVLVAVGLGALAPAHVKTILESQDPLGKHQTRVAPAHGLFLKSVLYGNLGAASCTLQGPQFGSHG; encoded by the exons ATGAGTTCGGCGCCGGCCTCAGGCTCCGTGCGCGCGCGCTATCTTGTGTACTTCCAGTACGTGGGCACCGACTTTAA CGGGGTCGCGGCCGTCAGGGGCACTCAGCGCGCCGTCGGGGTCCAGAACTACCTGGAG GAGGCCGCCGAGCGGCTGAATTCCGTGGAGCCGGTCAGGTTCACCATCTCCAGCCGCACGGACGCCGGGGTCCACGCCCTGAGCAACGCGGCGCACCTGGACGTCCAGCGCCGCTCAGGCCGGCCGCCCTTCCCGCCCGAGGTCCTGGCCGAGGCCCTCAACACACATCTGCGGCACCCGGCCATCAG GGTCCTGCGGGCCTTCCGAGTGCCCAGCGACTTCCACGCTCGTTACGCAGCCACGTCCCGGACCTACCTGTACCGCCTGGCCACTGGCTGTCACCGGCGTGATGAGCTGCCGGTGTTTGAACGCAACCTATGCTGGACTCTCCCGGCAGA CTGCCTGGATGTGGTCGCCATGCAGGAAGCCGCCCAGCACCTCCTCGGCACACATGACTTCAGCGCCTTCCAGTCCGCTGGCAGCCCGGTGCCGAGCCCCGTGCGAACGCTGCGCCGGGTCTCCGTTTCCCCAGGCCAAGCCAGCCCCTTGGTCACCCCCGAGGAGAGCAG GAAGCTGCGGTTCTGGAACCTGGAGTTTGAGAGCCAGTCCTTCCTGTATAGACAG GTACGGAGGATGACGGCTGTGCTGGTGGCCGTGGGGCTGGGGGCTTTGGCACCTGCCCACGTGAAGACGATTCTGGAGAGCCAAGATCCCCTGGGCAAGCATCAGACACGTGTAGCCCCAGCCCATGGCTTATTCCTCAAGTCAGTGCTGTATGGGAACCTCG GTGCTGCCTCCTGCACCCTGCAGGGGCCACAGTTCGGGAGCCACGGATGA